A single genomic interval of Aureliella helgolandensis harbors:
- a CDS encoding helix-turn-helix domain-containing protein, translating into MQETFDWTWAERREWITEADFPKGRAYDGSSVSAAAMVAVLNAINDHLGKNPVAWPSQAKIAEKTKLSEKTIQRASEALQSLSLLIVEPKKGRSGTNHYRIVWTELQLLQPARRAAWEAILREKQTRTLTRGSARNQSDIPAEQSDIVGEQSDILTDQSDTMSDEYHKGKPQKKTTTTPEPDQRAEPQTDVRTWEVVVSELIELGLSETGARQAAAAARNRGLTPDQAHELGETYRTRTRPGYAGKAPTVGWLYRWLTGQSTPEPDPAERPKPVTSGRGDALTRDQIDAERRRREIIRQARSRGLSEEQIRKACQSIGVAY; encoded by the coding sequence ATGCAAGAGACGTTCGACTGGACCTGGGCAGAACGCCGCGAATGGATCACCGAAGCCGATTTTCCGAAGGGGAGAGCCTACGACGGGAGCTCAGTATCGGCCGCGGCAATGGTGGCCGTTCTCAACGCGATTAACGACCACCTGGGAAAAAATCCGGTCGCGTGGCCATCGCAAGCGAAGATAGCGGAGAAAACCAAGCTAAGCGAAAAGACTATCCAGCGAGCAAGCGAAGCGCTCCAGTCGCTCAGCCTGTTGATTGTGGAGCCCAAGAAAGGCCGAAGCGGAACCAATCACTACCGGATTGTGTGGACCGAGCTTCAGCTCTTGCAACCAGCACGCCGCGCCGCCTGGGAAGCGATTTTGCGCGAGAAGCAAACCCGAACATTGACCCGCGGGAGTGCCCGAAACCAATCGGACATTCCCGCCGAGCAATCGGACATTGTGGGGGAGCAATCGGACATTCTGACCGACCAATCGGACACTATGTCCGATGAATACCACAAAGGAAAACCACAAAAGAAAACCACCACCACTCCAGAGCCTGACCAACGAGCCGAACCCCAAACGGACGTGAGAACCTGGGAAGTGGTGGTGAGTGAGTTGATTGAGTTGGGATTGAGTGAGACCGGAGCGCGACAAGCTGCTGCAGCGGCAAGGAACCGCGGTCTAACACCCGATCAAGCCCACGAACTAGGGGAGACCTACCGAACGCGGACCCGTCCAGGATACGCCGGAAAAGCTCCAACCGTGGGTTGGCTATACCGTTGGCTAACCGGGCAAAGCACGCCCGAGCCTGACCCAGCGGAACGCCCGAAACCAGTCACAAGTGGACGCGGCGACGCGTTGACACGCGACCAAATCGACGCCGAGCGAAGGCGCCGCGAAATTATCCGCCAGGCACGTAGCCGCGGACTCAGCGAAGAACAAATACGCAAAGCCTGCCAGTCGATCGGAGTAGCCTATTGA
- a CDS encoding trypsin-like serine peptidase, protein MRPMLVALAALALFSFPAPAEAQLFKRLAKPTQAANVCTGPECQARAQARAQAQAELPSQPAYINPAGPSRSLVDVPCSQHELILEKLWEPVDITGASGPTEAAAGDRMARIISATVRVTVSGVCGSGTVVGRDSLGNALVLTNAHVAGTQRGRVVSLQRWNPDGTSEKGNGAIIAAGYGRGLSVDFALLKCNSTFAAEVEPIPLADRYPKAGAPVTTYGCPRCEWPSMQVLSLTRSEGQVLRWLPEAIGGRSGSSVIDHTDDGPRVVGLLTWGGGGEGLGQSTPFLLSAMRGAMPKAFDVLPAYAQEVATVSQVPCGLNGELLAVASFDLLDAANPASPLNPLNPLNPASPLHPNNVPASSDADGATDGDVIDSIIEHGPDAPEDSDDCGLLNRKPNDDGKVLPIRPDGPVKKIGQSIKTAIAFTFFGAVLAGLAYLYLKNKVPI, encoded by the coding sequence ATGCGACCGATGCTCGTTGCGCTGGCAGCTCTTGCGCTGTTTAGCTTCCCGGCCCCAGCCGAGGCCCAATTGTTCAAGAGACTAGCAAAGCCAACGCAAGCAGCGAACGTATGCACCGGACCCGAATGCCAGGCACGAGCCCAGGCACGAGCCCAGGCACAAGCAGAGCTCCCAAGCCAACCCGCCTACATCAACCCAGCCGGCCCCAGCCGTAGCTTGGTCGACGTCCCATGCTCACAGCACGAGTTGATTCTGGAGAAGCTATGGGAGCCCGTCGACATCACCGGCGCCAGCGGACCAACCGAAGCCGCGGCAGGCGATCGAATGGCCAGGATTATCTCGGCTACCGTACGCGTGACAGTTTCGGGGGTCTGCGGATCAGGAACCGTTGTCGGCCGTGATTCGCTTGGCAATGCCCTAGTGTTGACCAATGCACACGTAGCCGGCACGCAACGTGGCCGGGTTGTAAGTCTCCAGCGGTGGAACCCAGACGGAACCAGTGAAAAGGGAAACGGCGCGATTATCGCCGCCGGCTACGGCCGCGGCTTGTCGGTTGATTTTGCCCTCCTCAAATGCAATTCCACGTTCGCGGCCGAAGTTGAACCGATCCCACTAGCCGACCGATACCCAAAGGCCGGCGCACCGGTCACGACCTACGGTTGCCCCCGCTGCGAATGGCCTAGCATGCAAGTGCTCAGCTTGACGCGATCCGAAGGCCAGGTTTTGCGATGGCTACCGGAAGCGATCGGAGGCCGGAGTGGCTCCAGTGTGATCGACCACACCGACGACGGCCCGCGCGTTGTCGGCCTGCTCACATGGGGAGGCGGTGGCGAGGGGCTAGGACAGTCGACCCCGTTTCTATTGTCCGCGATGCGCGGAGCAATGCCCAAGGCTTTCGACGTTCTGCCAGCATACGCCCAAGAAGTGGCAACCGTCAGCCAAGTACCCTGCGGCCTTAATGGCGAGCTTCTCGCGGTGGCGAGCTTCGACCTACTCGACGCAGCGAACCCAGCCAGCCCCCTAAACCCGCTTAACCCGCTAAATCCGGCAAGCCCATTGCACCCGAACAACGTCCCGGCAAGCTCAGACGCCGACGGAGCAACCGACGGCGACGTGATCGACTCGATTATCGAGCATGGCCCAGACGCGCCGGAAGACTCAGACGATTGCGGCCTGTTGAATCGAAAGCCAAACGACGACGGCAAAGTGCTACCAATTCGACCCGATGGCCCAGTGAAGAAGATAGGCCAAAGCATCAAGACGGCTATCGCCTTTACGTTCTTCGGCGCCGTTCTCGCGGGACTGGCTTACCTGTACTTGAAAAACAAAGTCCCAATCTAA
- a CDS encoding phage terminase small subunit P27 family yields the protein MAKARRGRKPKTEAKSEPLAEVPEPPSDLGAYAANYWRSLAPQLVELGILTPLHTETFRVLCETWQEYRTLSQWLEADPSRMTFITASGYEQETPQLRQRDKAAATLQKLWSKFGLTPNALAQLGKHGGVKARTASAISKFAQKKYENDQGNA from the coding sequence ATGGCCAAAGCAAGACGCGGCCGTAAGCCGAAGACAGAAGCCAAAAGCGAGCCACTCGCGGAAGTACCCGAACCGCCAAGCGACCTCGGAGCATACGCGGCGAACTATTGGCGCAGCCTAGCGCCCCAGCTTGTCGAGCTCGGCATTCTCACACCACTACACACGGAGACCTTCCGCGTTCTCTGCGAGACTTGGCAAGAGTACCGTACTCTCAGCCAGTGGTTGGAGGCGGACCCGTCACGAATGACGTTCATAACCGCCAGCGGCTACGAACAGGAAACCCCGCAGCTCAGGCAGCGCGACAAAGCCGCCGCCACGTTGCAAAAGCTATGGTCAAAATTCGGATTGACCCCCAACGCCCTAGCCCAGCTCGGAAAGCATGGCGGAGTTAAAGCCCGCACCGCTTCCGCAATCTCAAAATTCGCTCAAAAGAAATACGAAAACGACCAAGGGAACGCATAG
- a CDS encoding helix-turn-helix domain-containing protein has product MPRNLPRLVKLLASGATLETAGAKIGISKTTAQRWIARYGTDARRRIKPRLTCETSRRIRELRREGKTLRQIADDLGVSPGSVHSHAARPTARRCSKCRQRYSGENCLLCEARSYRQNALAATA; this is encoded by the coding sequence GTGCCACGCAATTTGCCACGCCTAGTAAAGTTACTAGCTAGCGGCGCGACGCTCGAAACAGCAGGCGCGAAAATCGGTATTTCAAAAACCACCGCGCAGCGATGGATCGCTCGATATGGCACGGATGCCAGGCGGCGGATTAAACCCCGGTTGACCTGCGAAACGAGCCGACGCATACGCGAACTGCGCCGAGAGGGTAAAACGCTGCGCCAAATAGCAGACGACCTTGGAGTCTCTCCAGGAAGCGTTCACAGCCACGCCGCGAGGCCAACCGCTCGACGTTGCAGCAAATGCCGGCAACGCTACAGCGGCGAAAATTGCCTGCTATGCGAGGCCCGAAGCTATCGCCAAAACGCCCTGGCCGCGACGGCCTAA
- a CDS encoding terminase TerL endonuclease subunit, producing the protein MARRPAARKPTRTPRRKTTKLLDAIGKAKREGWYKYIRQGEGEEADERAILAGCYFDQHRADHWLEFADAYGTLTEGPWKGKPFRLLDWQATATSRLFGWQKHSPEWGYAVRRFRYLYLEVPKKSGKTPLLSLLGNYLLFGDSWDRQINLYLAATTRKQAERCLMHAVRQVRNNPELSSEANIRKLEGFYSIEYGDNSWNVVAADPDSADGVNGHCLADEFHRWKGFEFYNALKWMLASQPEGVFAAITTAGSDMQSACRTVHEKTKAVNAGRQIDETHLGQIWAADKDDDPHDEKTWRKANPSLGTTKDHPLKLSTFRQDYEAAKQEPSQWPAWLRLRLNIWLTAENAWLDEACPRGIEDWDSGATARKAKQRRIDCYEAFDRDELAEQARGELSAWLGLDFASVRDTNAAVVSIRRADQTLAIIPHFWLPEREAERQAKRVPYRQWAEQGHVKLTPGDVIDYNVIFDDLVEIVGKWGIGKFFYDSLFQAEWMTQRLEAETGAVRWEFPQTIMEYGPVIREVERQIIGHEIRHDGNPVLTWQIGNAHAKTNANQDKRLIKQKHGDYRKVDGPQAMLMSLRDAVSGLEDEADFYDDNDVEVI; encoded by the coding sequence GTGGCACGACGCCCAGCAGCTCGGAAACCAACCAGAACGCCACGCCGCAAAACGACCAAGTTGCTAGACGCAATCGGCAAGGCGAAACGCGAGGGATGGTACAAGTACATCCGCCAAGGCGAAGGCGAAGAGGCCGACGAACGCGCCATCCTTGCGGGTTGCTACTTCGATCAGCACCGCGCGGACCACTGGCTCGAATTCGCCGACGCCTACGGCACGCTAACCGAAGGCCCCTGGAAGGGAAAACCGTTCCGCCTGCTCGATTGGCAAGCGACCGCAACGAGCCGGCTATTCGGATGGCAGAAGCATTCGCCCGAGTGGGGCTATGCCGTCCGCCGATTCCGTTATTTGTACTTGGAAGTTCCCAAGAAATCCGGCAAAACGCCGCTCCTATCGCTACTCGGCAACTACTTACTATTTGGTGACTCATGGGACCGACAGATCAACCTATACCTAGCCGCGACAACACGCAAACAGGCGGAACGCTGCCTAATGCACGCGGTGAGACAAGTGCGGAACAATCCCGAGCTCAGCAGCGAGGCGAATATCCGCAAGCTCGAAGGGTTCTATTCGATCGAGTACGGGGACAATTCGTGGAACGTCGTAGCGGCTGACCCTGACAGCGCGGACGGAGTGAACGGCCACTGCCTAGCGGACGAGTTCCACCGCTGGAAAGGTTTTGAATTTTACAACGCCTTGAAGTGGATGCTCGCCAGCCAGCCCGAGGGAGTATTCGCGGCAATCACCACCGCGGGTTCCGATATGCAAAGCGCATGCCGGACAGTTCACGAGAAAACCAAGGCAGTCAATGCCGGCCGACAGATCGACGAAACGCACCTGGGGCAAATTTGGGCGGCCGACAAAGACGACGACCCACACGACGAAAAGACCTGGCGGAAAGCTAACCCGAGCCTAGGAACCACCAAGGACCACCCGCTAAAGCTTTCCACCTTCCGCCAAGACTACGAAGCGGCCAAACAGGAGCCGAGCCAGTGGCCGGCCTGGTTGCGCCTACGCCTCAATATTTGGTTGACCGCCGAAAACGCCTGGCTAGACGAAGCCTGCCCGCGAGGAATCGAGGATTGGGATTCAGGAGCAACAGCCCGCAAGGCCAAACAGCGCCGCATTGACTGCTACGAGGCATTCGACCGCGACGAGCTCGCAGAACAGGCACGCGGCGAGCTCTCAGCATGGCTGGGGCTCGACTTCGCAAGCGTACGCGACACAAACGCGGCCGTGGTTTCGATCCGACGCGCAGACCAAACGCTGGCGATTATCCCGCATTTCTGGCTGCCGGAGCGAGAAGCCGAACGCCAGGCTAAACGCGTCCCCTATCGCCAATGGGCGGAGCAAGGACACGTAAAACTAACCCCCGGCGACGTGATCGACTACAACGTGATTTTCGACGACCTGGTCGAAATCGTCGGCAAGTGGGGCATTGGGAAATTCTTCTACGATTCGCTATTCCAAGCGGAGTGGATGACCCAGCGACTCGAAGCCGAGACGGGCGCCGTCCGGTGGGAGTTCCCCCAGACCATTATGGAATATGGCCCAGTGATCCGCGAAGTAGAACGGCAGATCATCGGCCACGAAATCCGCCACGACGGAAACCCGGTCTTAACATGGCAGATCGGCAACGCCCACGCCAAGACCAACGCCAACCAAGACAAGCGGCTAATTAAACAGAAGCACGGCGACTACCGCAAAGTGGACGGCCCCCAAGCGATGCTAATGAGCCTACGCGATGCGGTGAGCGGACTTGAAGACGAGGCCGACTTCTACGACGACAACGACGTCGAAGTGATCTAA
- a CDS encoding site-specific integrase, translated as MDKPKRTRKATRPIPEAMRRRFYLAAWDLAWSGHFYHDAPETEAFLDKWGSGSLIARRHGLTILWLTAMAGRFNELASALLTDVNGETIEIRRSKRGAVHTIQIQAELIECTTAWFRRLAAEAADTGPPVNGRWKKYYAAMHASKYLLPSATGGRMNCDVFNRDTAGPLGELFGFKCSSHCFRDTACQEAMRAVKKDANLDVRAVQALLGHRNLNTTEVYIRKQDAAQLALKLYTE; from the coding sequence ATGGACAAACCAAAACGAACGCGCAAGGCAACGCGGCCGATACCGGAAGCGATGCGCCGCCGCTTCTACCTAGCCGCCTGGGACTTGGCCTGGTCCGGTCACTTCTACCACGACGCGCCGGAGACGGAAGCATTCCTCGACAAATGGGGCTCAGGTTCACTAATCGCCAGGCGGCACGGCTTGACCATCCTATGGCTTACAGCCATGGCAGGACGATTCAACGAACTAGCCTCGGCGCTGTTGACGGATGTCAACGGCGAAACGATCGAGATACGACGATCGAAACGCGGAGCGGTTCACACGATCCAGATACAAGCCGAGCTAATCGAATGCACGACGGCCTGGTTTCGGAGACTTGCAGCCGAAGCCGCCGACACCGGCCCTCCCGTAAACGGCCGTTGGAAAAAATACTACGCCGCAATGCACGCGAGCAAATACCTACTTCCGAGCGCCACCGGCGGCCGGATGAATTGCGACGTGTTCAACCGAGACACGGCCGGACCACTTGGCGAGCTGTTTGGTTTCAAGTGCTCGTCGCATTGCTTCAGGGACACAGCCTGCCAGGAAGCAATGCGAGCCGTGAAGAAAGACGCAAACCTCGATGTTCGCGCCGTTCAGGCCCTGCTGGGGCATCGAAATCTAAACACGACCGAAGTCTACATACGCAAGCAAGACGCGGCGCAGCTCGCATTGAAACTCTACACCGAGTAG
- a CDS encoding fatty acid desaturase CarF family protein, translating to MFYLLGWIVASYLAADLLAGFWHWLEDRYFEETWPIVGKYIAKPNSLHHEQPTAFLFQSYWKRNWTTILPAAVAFACSLWHPIALVFVFVSQANEIHAWAHNKGKVSPLIAAIQETGILQSPKHHAEHHRSPFAIRYCVMSDLLNPILDYFQFWRKLEGLLETATGIRPKPE from the coding sequence GTGTTCTATCTACTCGGCTGGATTGTCGCCAGCTATCTAGCCGCCGACCTACTCGCGGGATTCTGGCATTGGCTGGAAGACCGCTATTTTGAAGAGACTTGGCCAATTGTCGGCAAGTACATAGCCAAGCCCAACTCGCTACACCACGAACAGCCAACCGCGTTTCTATTCCAAAGCTATTGGAAACGAAACTGGACGACAATCTTACCCGCGGCCGTAGCGTTTGCCTGCTCATTGTGGCACCCAATCGCCCTTGTGTTTGTATTCGTTTCTCAGGCGAACGAGATTCACGCCTGGGCGCACAACAAGGGGAAGGTATCGCCGCTAATTGCTGCGATCCAAGAAACGGGGATCCTTCAGAGCCCCAAGCACCACGCCGAACATCATCGCAGCCCGTTTGCAATTCGCTATTGTGTGATGTCCGACCTACTCAACCCGATTTTGGATTATTTCCAATTCTGGCGAAAACTTGAAGGCTTGCTCGAGACGGCCACCGGAATTCGACCGAAGCCGGAGTAA
- a CDS encoding BNR-4 repeat-containing protein, whose protein sequence is MSRRFKRVTIPASIQAGKCSGIFPIDLSTDAQLQAAVFPTGRNVYVTEDDGETPVPACLIPKGHICGSNGGWTWFTQPVAVYDPVGNNTLTGWVNQQGARHISVYNHDTKTQQDILLSTTDLEGDDHNNPSICIRSDGRYLVAYCEHNERNTVKFRVSTNPNDGSAWDAEYSITPTVEGILSYSQLWRLSGENKIYLFGRHKGADAWYYVTSTDDGATWSAQVDFIDHGTFQCYPRFWTNGVDKFLIVCTKKENNVNSFIANESAGVALDLTGNRPIYALQYNSGSGWAEMNGDALTLPIVHTDYGASSIIATDAGNDSRWVGDITQDAEGVVHALYYVYPNHDERNHDLYHATYDADTETWSSVKVMDEGGPIVSHYSPSVSYPGVAVFDPLDASKIAVAREVAGIREIEIWKRTGSTWAKLQEITSGSTAHNFRPNFAHGRVAGVEPYLFWMGAGRYEGYEDFTLAMMQYPARPASGILVRLELDGVTDRVLRVYYTDQNEDKLQSPQEVAAGMGALNLYVGSLRLADNRANRTNFAAGGSKALTVLNTQEDTDETFGGIKFGPVGSDISSKMLISPAVENSFRVAMVAVVNWKTHPSAPLQQSILSNNSAGQGGIITRITTATSKFQFFAILSSGAISVTSDVAVPQNEPVLLYGEFDRFDTARRIKNRVGETEKTDAGASASMSTAVAQYHTIGQEKPSGTTYPLNGTLSMVGIFERTLPKAYTDTLSRAFSSPATFATIGTEQLDNEPLIADIVAAMKSDEVIAKALADAGTAADIAAADQVLQTDGGVLKLKTYRRGTTTEIIPEKTALTPTGADLTNPATEQLGGYKEE, encoded by the coding sequence ATGAGCCGCAGATTTAAGCGAGTTACCATTCCGGCAAGCATTCAGGCTGGCAAGTGCTCTGGTATCTTCCCGATCGACCTAAGCACCGACGCCCAACTACAAGCGGCCGTCTTCCCCACCGGCCGGAACGTATACGTCACCGAGGACGACGGAGAAACCCCCGTCCCTGCCTGCTTGATTCCGAAGGGCCACATTTGCGGATCGAACGGCGGCTGGACCTGGTTTACTCAGCCCGTTGCAGTCTACGACCCCGTTGGAAACAACACGCTCACCGGATGGGTGAACCAACAAGGGGCGCGGCACATTTCCGTCTACAACCACGACACCAAGACCCAACAGGATATCCTCCTAAGTACGACCGACCTAGAAGGCGACGACCACAACAACCCGTCAATCTGCATTCGATCCGACGGCCGCTATTTGGTGGCCTACTGCGAGCACAACGAAAGGAACACGGTAAAGTTCCGAGTTTCCACCAACCCCAACGACGGCAGCGCATGGGATGCGGAGTATTCAATCACGCCCACGGTGGAGGGAATCCTATCCTATTCGCAGCTATGGAGGCTAAGCGGCGAAAATAAAATCTACCTTTTCGGCCGCCACAAAGGCGCCGACGCCTGGTACTACGTTACGTCGACCGACGACGGCGCCACCTGGTCCGCGCAAGTCGATTTTATCGACCACGGAACCTTCCAATGCTACCCACGATTCTGGACGAATGGCGTTGATAAATTCCTAATCGTCTGCACGAAGAAGGAAAACAACGTCAACTCCTTTATTGCCAACGAATCGGCAGGGGTTGCACTCGATTTGACCGGCAACCGGCCAATCTACGCGCTTCAGTACAACAGCGGGAGCGGGTGGGCGGAAATGAACGGCGACGCGCTAACGCTCCCAATCGTCCACACCGACTACGGAGCCTCCAGCATTATCGCCACCGACGCCGGCAACGATTCGCGATGGGTGGGAGACATCACACAGGACGCCGAAGGAGTCGTCCACGCCCTTTATTACGTCTACCCAAACCACGACGAACGAAACCACGACCTCTACCACGCGACCTACGACGCCGACACCGAAACCTGGTCGAGTGTCAAAGTGATGGACGAAGGCGGCCCAATCGTATCGCACTATTCGCCGTCCGTTTCCTACCCAGGCGTAGCAGTGTTCGACCCGCTCGACGCAAGCAAAATAGCGGTCGCCCGCGAGGTGGCCGGAATTCGCGAAATCGAAATTTGGAAGCGCACAGGCTCCACATGGGCAAAGCTCCAGGAAATCACCTCCGGAAGCACAGCGCACAACTTCCGCCCCAACTTCGCACACGGCCGAGTGGCAGGGGTGGAGCCTTATCTATTTTGGATGGGGGCCGGCCGGTACGAAGGCTACGAAGATTTTACCCTCGCAATGATGCAGTACCCCGCCAGGCCTGCCAGTGGCATTCTCGTGCGCTTGGAGCTCGACGGAGTAACCGACCGAGTGCTTCGAGTCTACTACACCGATCAGAACGAAGACAAGCTGCAGTCGCCCCAAGAGGTGGCCGCCGGAATGGGAGCGCTAAACCTATACGTTGGCTCCCTCAGACTAGCAGACAACCGCGCCAACCGAACCAACTTTGCGGCCGGTGGCAGCAAAGCGCTAACGGTTCTAAATACCCAGGAGGACACCGACGAGACGTTCGGCGGGATTAAATTCGGCCCCGTTGGCTCAGACATTAGTAGCAAGATGCTAATAAGCCCGGCCGTCGAAAATTCATTCCGCGTTGCCATGGTTGCAGTCGTCAATTGGAAAACGCACCCGAGCGCACCGCTACAACAATCGATCCTCAGCAACAACAGCGCCGGCCAAGGCGGAATTATTACGCGAATCACGACGGCCACCAGCAAATTCCAATTCTTTGCGATCCTATCCTCCGGCGCTATTTCGGTCACCTCAGACGTTGCCGTACCGCAGAACGAACCCGTCCTCCTATATGGAGAGTTCGACCGCTTCGACACAGCCCGCCGCATAAAAAACCGAGTCGGAGAAACCGAAAAGACCGACGCAGGAGCCAGCGCGAGTATGTCGACGGCCGTAGCTCAATATCACACGATCGGCCAAGAAAAACCAAGCGGCACAACCTACCCGCTAAACGGAACGCTCAGCATGGTTGGCATATTCGAACGAACGCTGCCCAAGGCCTACACTGACACGCTAAGCCGCGCGTTTTCTAGCCCTGCCACCTTCGCCACGATCGGTACCGAGCAACTCGACAACGAGCCGCTAATCGCCGACATCGTCGCCGCGATGAAGTCGGACGAAGTTATCGCGAAAGCGTTGGCCGATGCAGGAACGGCCGCCGACATTGCCGCCGCCGATCAAGTGCTCCAGACCGACGGGGGAGTGCTCAAGCTCAAGACCTACCGACGCGGAACTACGACCGAGATCATCCCCGAAAAAACAGCCCTAACACCAACCGGCGCCGACCTTACCAACCCCGCCACCGAGCAACTAGGCGGCTACAAAGAGGAATAA
- a CDS encoding helix-turn-helix transcriptional regulator, protein MEKTEEHSDFCERVKARRQELGLTQVEMAERLGLTQSTYASIERGRYEPGLNQIYRVAAALETNIHELLPVAVKSEF, encoded by the coding sequence ATGGAAAAAACCGAAGAACACAGCGATTTTTGCGAACGTGTCAAAGCACGTCGGCAAGAGCTTGGATTGACCCAAGTTGAAATGGCGGAACGTCTCGGATTGACCCAATCTACATACGCTTCGATCGAGCGCGGGCGATATGAGCCAGGCCTCAACCAAATCTACCGAGTTGCCGCCGCCTTAGAAACAAACATCCATGAGCTACTACCAGTAGCTGTAAAATCCGAATTCTAA
- a CDS encoding 5'-3' exonuclease — MTWLIVDGNNCYARDAFVNAAGAAHATLRRLRDVRANMQATRAVICWDSPSFRHELFAGYKAGRGEKPAGFQAGLDEVKAGTAAIGYESYECEGFEADDIAATVAAAAVDEGEQALIYSNDKDLHQCLVAGLVSQATAVRRPTSLTLSYDVLTAKQLKTKFGVHPHQWVDFRALTGDKSDGIPGCVDIGPKAAQTLLTKFDSLDEFYRKPFAAKIQDKQRRNLLAYREELAKARRLLRLVRNVPLPSTFYEAVAL; from the coding sequence GTGACCTGGTTAATAGTAGACGGAAACAATTGCTACGCCCGCGACGCGTTCGTCAACGCGGCCGGAGCGGCCCACGCCACGCTCCGGCGCTTGCGCGATGTTCGCGCCAACATGCAAGCGACCCGCGCGGTTATTTGTTGGGATTCGCCGAGCTTCCGCCACGAACTATTCGCCGGATACAAAGCCGGCCGAGGCGAAAAGCCCGCCGGCTTCCAAGCCGGCCTGGATGAAGTGAAAGCCGGAACCGCGGCAATCGGGTATGAGAGCTACGAGTGCGAAGGCTTCGAAGCCGACGACATAGCCGCCACCGTTGCAGCCGCGGCCGTCGACGAAGGAGAGCAGGCGCTAATCTACTCCAACGACAAGGACCTCCACCAATGCCTGGTGGCCGGCCTAGTCTCACAAGCTACGGCAGTCCGGCGGCCCACATCGTTGACGCTCAGCTATGACGTTTTAACGGCCAAGCAACTAAAAACGAAATTCGGAGTCCATCCGCATCAGTGGGTAGACTTTCGAGCCTTGACCGGCGACAAGTCGGACGGAATCCCCGGTTGTGTCGACATTGGACCGAAAGCCGCTCAAACCCTCCTGACGAAATTTGACTCGCTCGACGAATTCTACCGCAAGCCATTTGCCGCCAAGATTCAAGACAAACAGCGGCGAAACCTCCTGGCCTACCGCGAGGAGCTCGCGAAAGCTCGGCGACTCTTGCGACTAGTTCGCAATGTCCCGCTACCGTCTACATTTTACGAGGCGGTCGCCCTATGA
- the csrA gene encoding carbon storage regulator CsrA: MLVLSRNLDESIVIGEQIEIVIVEVRGDRVRLGIKAPRTTAVHRKEVFQAIKRAGGDINKKRGEVVPA, from the coding sequence ATGCTAGTTTTGTCCAGAAACCTAGACGAGTCGATCGTGATAGGCGAACAAATCGAAATTGTCATAGTGGAGGTGCGAGGCGACCGAGTGCGACTCGGCATAAAAGCACCCAGGACGACGGCAGTACACCGCAAGGAAGTTTTCCAAGCGATCAAGCGAGCCGGCGGCGACATCAACAAGAAACGCGGCGAAGTTGTGCCGGCTTAA
- a CDS encoding HNH endonuclease signature motif containing protein: MAERAKRLDRRKQRGSNPANRLAAGRPNATQRGYDRRWRAARRRYLAENPACRQCEKRGRIIAATVVDHIQPHRGDEVLFWRRSNWQPLCKRCHDQKTASGL; encoded by the coding sequence ATGGCAGAACGAGCCAAGCGACTAGACCGTCGCAAGCAACGCGGGAGCAATCCCGCGAACAGGTTAGCGGCCGGGCGGCCCAACGCTACGCAACGCGGATATGATCGACGTTGGCGAGCCGCCCGCCGCCGCTACCTAGCCGAGAACCCAGCCTGCCGGCAATGCGAGAAACGCGGCCGAATTATCGCCGCTACAGTGGTCGACCACATCCAACCGCACAGGGGCGACGAAGTGCTATTTTGGCGCCGCTCCAATTGGCAACCACTCTGCAAGCGTTGCCACGATCAGAAGACCGCTAGCGGACTATAA